Proteins encoded in a region of the Candidatus Anstonellales archaeon genome:
- a CDS encoding glucose-6-phosphate isomerase family protein: MLLSDGKVKIELLEEDFRLFFDAKEVPRSVRTLGEMEAVAMDKNFFKSREVKKDQAVYYMYRGLREKENIRYDLTVIPPFSIGMEFVKTFGHYHPKAVGDLSYCEVYEVLSGNAHYLLQLKKAKTVAEVALVKAAAGDLLIIPPNWGHVTINPSKKILVMANLVNMYFDADYAEYKKMNGAVYFEDVDGRIIFNRKYVVCPPIRIFDADSFGSQFEVYPMLKGRSLLDVLNESSNLVSFLDNPNLLR, from the coding sequence ATGCTTTTGTCAGATGGGAAGGTCAAAATAGAGTTATTAGAAGAAGATTTTCGCCTCTTTTTTGATGCAAAGGAAGTTCCAAGAAGCGTACGAACCTTAGGAGAAATGGAAGCAGTTGCGATGGACAAGAACTTTTTCAAATCCAGAGAAGTCAAGAAAGACCAAGCAGTTTATTATATGTATAGAGGCTTGAGGGAGAAGGAAAACATCAGATATGATCTTACTGTTATTCCGCCTTTCTCGATTGGAATGGAATTTGTTAAGACTTTTGGACATTATCACCCAAAAGCTGTAGGAGATTTGAGCTATTGCGAGGTATATGAAGTGTTATCCGGTAACGCGCATTATCTTTTGCAGCTAAAAAAAGCAAAGACGGTAGCGGAAGTAGCACTAGTTAAGGCAGCTGCTGGAGACTTGCTGATAATACCTCCAAACTGGGGTCACGTTACTATTAATCCCTCTAAAAAAATCCTTGTCATGGCAAATCTTGTTAACATGTATTTTGATGCGGATTATGCAGAATATAAAAAAATGAATGGGGCAGTGTATTTTGAGGACGTTGATGGCCGAATCATTTTCAACAGAAAATATGTTGTTTGTCCACCTATTAGAATATTTGATGCCGATTCTTTTGGTAGTCAATTTGAAGTGTATCCAATGCTTAAAGGAAGGAGTTTGTTGGATGTATTAAATGAGTCGTCTAACCTCGTTTCATTTTTAGATAACCCTAATCTGTTAAGGTAA
- the alaS gene encoding alanine--tRNA ligase encodes MLSKEELKATFSREWRKHYDIPALRDLGFKRRECKKCHRHFWAQLDRDLCADSSCIGYEFISEPPTKTKFDYVECWKEIEKYFVKNGHTSIEPYPTVARWRDDIYFTIASISDFQPYVVNGELDPPANPLIIPQPCIRFSDISNVGVTGRHYTNFVMIGQHAFNTKKTGLFYWKDEALTYDIGCMNYLGIPQEKIVFIEDVWMGGGNFGPSMEYFVGGLELGNCVFMQYELVDNGVRELSTKVIDMGAGLSRFAWISHGSPTSYEVVFGHILNQMKKDANLQVDENLLLRYAKAAGVLDAENSANIKDQKESLGQALQADAEDILSKLSPLHALYASADHLCTILFTSTDGMLPSNAGGGYNLRMILRRIFAWDEEFALNLDYAKILRAHADYLEPIFPKLQEGLLTAIDVVEEERKKYFQTLSRGRGKVAAIIDKAKREGKQISFNTLKTLYESDGIPPELALEIAQEQGVRVDTPKDFYSRIRKPDEEVKEVKKLDLSNIEKTDGLFYSEVFEFDARIIGIRENYLILDKTAFYPEGGGQVCDSGTIEGEPVIHVKKESGIVLHEVKHPSKFKEGQLVHCIVDREKRIQVTRHHTATHIVNAVCRQVLGPHVWQGGSHKDEEKAHLDITHYKKITQEEQEKIEELVNHYISMNLPIKTEVLPRNVAEQKYGFRLYQGGAVPGKELRIVSIGDIDHEACGGTHHMLKHTGEIGVFKLINCENIQDGIVRLSYKCGKAAIKYIQERERLILDTIAIVNIEPNHLPSTMKRFFEEWKERGKRLDAISNNLARAFVSQLVSEAQKEGKEIITTPVDFDSELLKKIAMAIASSTEPIGAILYNSQKNVAAAVGNLPNINASYILSEFCKKYGGKGGGSQKIAFGKIETLP; translated from the coding sequence ATGCTTTCAAAGGAAGAACTAAAAGCAACCTTTTCAAGAGAATGGAGGAAACACTACGATATACCTGCTTTAAGAGATTTAGGATTCAAACGGAGAGAATGCAAAAAATGCCATCGGCACTTCTGGGCACAACTAGATAGAGATTTGTGTGCAGATTCCTCATGCATCGGGTATGAGTTCATCAGCGAACCACCAACAAAAACAAAGTTCGACTATGTTGAATGCTGGAAAGAGATAGAAAAATATTTTGTAAAAAATGGCCATACGTCTATAGAGCCTTACCCAACAGTTGCCCGCTGGCGCGATGACATATACTTTACGATTGCCTCAATAAGCGATTTTCAGCCTTACGTTGTAAACGGCGAGCTAGACCCTCCAGCAAACCCTCTAATAATCCCCCAACCCTGCATCCGATTTTCTGACATTTCAAATGTCGGAGTAACCGGCAGACACTATACTAACTTTGTAATGATAGGACAGCACGCTTTCAACACAAAGAAGACAGGGCTGTTCTACTGGAAAGATGAAGCTCTAACATACGACATAGGGTGTATGAATTATCTTGGAATACCCCAAGAAAAAATTGTTTTTATTGAAGACGTTTGGATGGGTGGTGGAAATTTTGGCCCTTCGATGGAGTATTTTGTAGGTGGCCTTGAACTTGGAAACTGCGTTTTCATGCAGTATGAGTTGGTGGATAACGGAGTGCGTGAGCTGTCTACAAAAGTTATAGATATGGGTGCAGGTCTTTCGCGATTTGCTTGGATTAGTCACGGATCTCCAACATCTTACGAAGTAGTTTTTGGACATATTCTAAACCAAATGAAAAAAGATGCGAATTTGCAAGTAGACGAAAACCTTCTTTTAAGATATGCAAAGGCCGCAGGTGTTCTTGATGCTGAAAATTCTGCCAATATTAAAGACCAGAAAGAGTCTTTGGGTCAAGCATTGCAAGCAGATGCGGAGGACATCTTATCCAAGCTCTCGCCACTTCATGCTCTATATGCGTCAGCCGATCACCTTTGTACTATTCTTTTTACCTCAACGGACGGAATGCTCCCATCCAACGCAGGAGGAGGGTATAATTTACGGATGATTTTAAGGAGAATTTTTGCGTGGGATGAAGAGTTTGCACTCAATCTCGATTATGCTAAAATACTAAGGGCACACGCAGATTATCTTGAACCTATCTTCCCAAAATTGCAGGAAGGGCTTCTTACTGCAATAGATGTTGTAGAAGAAGAAAGGAAAAAATACTTCCAAACCCTTTCAAGGGGGCGCGGAAAAGTTGCAGCTATTATCGACAAGGCTAAACGAGAAGGAAAACAAATATCCTTCAACACTCTCAAAACATTATACGAATCCGACGGGATACCTCCAGAGCTTGCTTTAGAAATAGCCCAAGAACAAGGAGTAAGAGTTGACACGCCCAAAGATTTCTATTCACGAATAAGAAAACCTGATGAAGAAGTTAAAGAAGTAAAGAAGTTAGACCTCAGCAATATAGAAAAGACAGACGGTTTGTTCTATTCTGAAGTTTTTGAGTTTGATGCACGAATCATCGGCATTCGGGAAAATTATCTTATCCTCGATAAAACCGCATTTTACCCCGAAGGAGGGGGGCAGGTCTGTGATTCAGGAACAATTGAAGGTGAACCTGTCATACATGTTAAAAAAGAATCAGGAATCGTCCTTCACGAAGTAAAACACCCTTCTAAGTTTAAAGAAGGGCAGTTGGTCCACTGCATAGTGGATAGGGAAAAAAGGATTCAAGTTACAAGACACCATACTGCTACGCACATAGTAAATGCAGTATGTAGACAGGTCCTTGGCCCACACGTCTGGCAAGGAGGCTCTCACAAGGATGAAGAAAAAGCCCATCTTGACATCACTCATTACAAAAAAATAACTCAAGAAGAACAAGAAAAAATAGAGGAGCTGGTAAATCATTATATCTCAATGAACCTCCCAATAAAAACTGAAGTTCTGCCACGAAATGTTGCGGAACAAAAATACGGCTTCCGACTCTACCAGGGCGGAGCAGTACCTGGCAAAGAGCTTAGAATAGTTTCTATTGGAGATATTGACCACGAAGCCTGCGGCGGTACGCATCATATGTTAAAACACACCGGTGAGATAGGTGTGTTTAAACTAATAAATTGCGAGAATATCCAGGATGGAATAGTTAGATTGTCTTACAAATGTGGCAAGGCAGCGATAAAGTACATACAGGAAAGGGAAAGACTTATACTGGACACCATCGCTATTGTGAACATTGAACCCAACCATCTCCCATCTACTATGAAAAGATTTTTTGAGGAGTGGAAAGAACGTGGCAAACGGCTTGATGCGATATCAAATAACCTTGCTCGAGCCTTTGTCTCTCAACTTGTTTCTGAAGCACAGAAAGAAGGAAAAGAAATCATAACAACTCCAGTTGATTTTGATTCAGAATTGCTAAAAAAGATAGCAATGGCTATCGCATCATCAACTGAGCCAATAGGGGCAATTCTTTATAATTCACAAAAAAATGTAGCAGCAGCAGTAGGAAATTTACCCAATATAAACGCTTCTTATATCCTCTCAGAATTCTGCAAAAAATACGGTGGAAAAGGAGGGGGTTCACAAAAAATTGCTTTTGGAAAGATAGAAACCTTACCTTAA
- the surE gene encoding 5'/3'-nucleotidase SurE, with product MLLVTNDDGISDGLRILIEAASSLDSVFCIIPSRQRSAVSKSLIFHKPLRLDYAFLGKKRIYHLSGTPADCVLFALNKKNFMPKKPSLLLSGVNMGSNISIHSIFSSGTLGACFEAATYGIPSLAFSQHIYSKDWGARKRINQPNELKRKLVHIIQKVLKCGMPSGCSILNINFPRRVKDAKIAVCSPSMHRYAPSILERKHPYGTPYYWIVGKDTTLNFPNTDASLLKKGFITITPLSLDISPTRLIKHTKELFIGL from the coding sequence ATGCTATTGGTAACAAACGACGATGGCATCTCGGATGGCTTACGAATACTTATCGAGGCAGCTTCCAGTTTAGACTCAGTTTTTTGCATCATACCCTCACGTCAGCGCTCTGCAGTGTCAAAATCTCTAATATTCCACAAACCACTCCGTTTAGATTACGCCTTTCTTGGAAAAAAAAGGATTTACCACCTATCAGGAACTCCGGCAGATTGCGTCCTCTTTGCACTTAACAAGAAGAATTTTATGCCAAAAAAGCCATCACTCCTTCTTTCCGGAGTAAATATGGGTTCTAATATTTCAATTCATTCAATTTTTTCTTCAGGCACTCTGGGGGCTTGCTTTGAAGCAGCTACATATGGGATACCTTCCTTGGCTTTCTCCCAGCATATCTACTCTAAGGATTGGGGTGCAAGAAAAAGAATAAACCAGCCAAATGAACTTAAAAGAAAATTGGTCCATATAATCCAGAAAGTCTTAAAATGCGGAATGCCATCAGGTTGCAGTATCCTAAATATAAACTTCCCAAGAAGAGTCAAAGATGCAAAGATAGCCGTTTGTTCGCCTTCAATGCACCGCTACGCTCCCTCCATACTTGAACGAAAGCATCCTTACGGTACACCCTACTACTGGATAGTTGGGAAAGACACAACCCTAAATTTCCCCAATACCGATGCCTCTCTCCTAAAAAAGGGGTTTATAACAATAACCCCGCTTTCACTAGATATTTCTCCTACTCGTCTTATTAAACATACAAAAGAACTGTTTATTGGTCTTTAA
- the aspS gene encoding aspartate--tRNA(Asn) ligase, protein MLRTHYISDALKEEGKEVTLAGWVHETRNLGKIKFLILRDRTGLIQITSKENDTSADVHSMMEHPKETVLQVQGRITKSQIAKAGFELIPSKIVVLSKIYKKVPFEVTGKTPADIDTRLDHRHVDLRTEHTNAIFKIQHTILSAFREKCIDEGFQEIHTPSLTAAATEGGADLFRVEYFEKEAFLVQSPQLYKQLAVIGGMDRVFLIVPAFRAEKHNTSTHLNECTQMDVEIGFADHHDAMDILERVILHINKKVSEINESELKILNSTCPSIKKIPRFTYSQIVQKLNKAGVLFEWGKDFSREDEEKIRKLIPEDLYFIYDWPTKSRAFYSMPEEENKEICHSFDLMYRGTEIASGAQRIHTPDLLEQQIRFHNLNPIDFKFYIEAFMVGAPPHAGWSIGLERLLMKITNQRNIRECSLFPRDRTRLLP, encoded by the coding sequence ATGCTCCGCACTCACTACATCTCAGACGCACTTAAAGAGGAAGGAAAAGAAGTTACTCTTGCCGGTTGGGTCCATGAAACGAGAAATTTGGGAAAAATAAAATTCCTTATATTAAGAGACAGAACAGGGCTAATACAGATTACCTCAAAAGAGAACGACACTTCTGCCGATGTTCACTCTATGATGGAACATCCAAAGGAAACTGTCCTACAAGTCCAAGGACGCATAACCAAATCACAAATTGCCAAAGCTGGTTTTGAATTAATACCCTCAAAAATCGTTGTGCTCTCAAAAATCTACAAGAAAGTGCCATTCGAAGTGACTGGAAAGACACCTGCAGATATAGATACTCGCCTTGACCACCGCCACGTCGACCTTCGTACTGAGCACACAAACGCGATATTCAAAATACAACACACTATTCTATCAGCTTTTAGAGAAAAATGTATCGATGAAGGATTTCAAGAAATCCATACTCCGTCCCTTACAGCAGCAGCGACAGAGGGCGGGGCTGACCTTTTTAGAGTTGAATATTTCGAAAAAGAAGCCTTCTTAGTTCAGTCACCTCAACTATACAAACAACTTGCAGTAATAGGCGGGATGGACAGGGTATTTTTGATCGTTCCAGCATTCAGAGCTGAAAAGCACAACACCTCAACTCACCTCAACGAATGCACACAGATGGACGTTGAAATTGGTTTTGCGGACCACCATGATGCAATGGATATCCTTGAGAGAGTCATACTGCACATCAACAAAAAAGTAAGTGAGATAAATGAGAGTGAATTGAAGATATTGAACTCTACCTGTCCGTCCATAAAAAAGATACCTAGATTTACTTATTCACAAATAGTCCAAAAACTCAACAAGGCAGGTGTGCTATTTGAATGGGGCAAGGACTTCTCGCGAGAAGATGAGGAAAAAATCAGAAAACTCATACCAGAAGACTTATACTTTATATACGATTGGCCAACAAAATCACGGGCTTTTTATTCTATGCCGGAGGAAGAGAATAAAGAAATATGCCATTCCTTTGATCTCATGTATAGAGGAACAGAGATTGCTTCAGGAGCGCAGAGAATCCACACTCCAGACTTACTAGAACAGCAAATACGTTTCCATAATCTAAACCCCATAGACTTCAAATTCTACATAGAAGCTTTTATGGTAGGTGCACCCCCTCATGCCGGTTGGTCTATAGGCCTTGAGAGATTACTTATGAAGATAACAAACCAAAGGAATATACGCGAGTGTTCGCTATTCCCCAGAGATCGTACAAGATTATTACCCTAG
- the albA gene encoding DNA-binding protein Alba — translation MEETNQPTQQTEKQDNTVYVGKKGVMGYVLAVVTQFNNGAKTVTIKARGKVISHAVDVAEIVKNRFMPDVKVSDINIKTEELTSEDGSKAKVSAIEISLVRGN, via the coding sequence ATGGAAGAAACAAACCAACCAACGCAGCAAACAGAAAAACAAGACAATACAGTCTATGTAGGAAAAAAAGGAGTGATGGGTTATGTCCTTGCTGTTGTTACGCAGTTTAACAACGGGGCAAAAACAGTTACAATAAAGGCTCGCGGCAAGGTAATATCTCATGCTGTCGACGTAGCAGAGATAGTAAAAAACCGCTTCATGCCCGATGTCAAGGTCTCAGACATAAACATAAAAACCGAAGAGCTGACATCCGAAGATGGCAGTAAGGCAAAAGTATCTGCTATTGAAATCTCACTTGTCCGCGGTAATTAA
- a CDS encoding mechanosensitive ion channel family protein, whose translation MLNFILQLFNLLPPLPGGSLTLAFLIFIISYFLFSFLFVIIFNYSKRISEKTKTTLDDMIIDVLQKASGYFTILLSAFISIAITYPSLEVLNFPVLNLFSVIFIIFFVFLANKLAVTILLWYGREIMPQTKTTIDDELFPLVRKIVSIAIYAIGAIIIFDRLGIEIGPLLAALGIGGLAVALALQETLSNFFAGIYILADKPVRLNDYIKVEGSPEYEGNVTEIGWRSTKILTPAQNLIILPNSKLAQATIINYSAPTSSSNIVMTFSASYDSDPDKVERILKKCVSDVAKTEPVISSTFEPIVRFDSLSEFALQFKVIFSVTNYQQRFKAIPKINKAVIAAFRKNRITIPYPITTVYIKNNKNL comes from the coding sequence ATGCTTAATTTTATCCTACAACTGTTTAATCTGCTTCCTCCTCTTCCAGGCGGCTCTCTAACTCTTGCATTTCTAATATTCATCATTTCTTATTTTTTGTTCTCATTTCTATTTGTTATAATATTTAACTACTCAAAGAGGATCTCAGAAAAAACAAAGACAACCCTAGATGATATGATAATTGACGTACTCCAAAAAGCCTCCGGATATTTTACAATACTCCTTTCTGCATTTATCTCAATAGCTATAACCTACCCATCGCTTGAAGTCTTGAACTTCCCAGTTTTAAATCTTTTTTCCGTCATTTTCATTATCTTTTTTGTGTTTCTTGCAAACAAGCTCGCCGTCACAATTCTCCTTTGGTACGGACGGGAAATAATGCCGCAAACTAAAACCACTATTGACGATGAGCTCTTTCCACTTGTCCGGAAAATAGTCAGCATTGCTATTTATGCTATTGGTGCAATTATTATCTTTGATAGACTCGGAATAGAAATTGGGCCGCTACTTGCAGCACTCGGCATTGGAGGCTTAGCAGTTGCTTTGGCTTTGCAAGAAACTCTTTCAAACTTTTTTGCCGGAATATACATTCTTGCAGATAAACCAGTGCGCTTAAATGATTATATAAAAGTTGAAGGTTCCCCAGAGTATGAAGGAAATGTGACTGAAATAGGTTGGAGAAGCACAAAGATACTGACGCCTGCACAAAACCTCATAATACTCCCAAATTCAAAACTTGCTCAAGCAACTATAATCAATTACTCTGCACCAACATCATCATCAAATATTGTTATGACATTCTCAGCATCCTACGACTCAGACCCAGATAAAGTTGAGCGAATACTCAAAAAATGCGTATCTGATGTTGCAAAAACAGAGCCTGTTATCTCTTCCACCTTTGAGCCGATTGTTCGTTTCGATTCGCTTTCTGAATTTGCTTTGCAATTTAAAGTGATATTTTCTGTTACCAACTATCAACAAAGATTCAAAGCAATTCCCAAAATAAACAAGGCAGTTATTGCGGCCTTCAGAAAGAACAGAATAACCATACCTTATCCAATAACAACGGTCTATATCAAAAATAATAAAAATCTCTAG
- a CDS encoding DUF120 domain-containing protein, giving the protein MFDDIIFLLLKKGAHRDPVRATTRQLAAELGISQQSFSRRSLILISEGYIERQGGAYILTNKALSEAKTIYRTLSEALFGGKSLEFTGKIVHGISQGEKFMKMHDYRRQFIKLLGFDPYPGTLNVTIPPEDIELRLRLKSKKPILIEGFKRGRRTYGSIIAYPALIEDTIRGAVIFPDRSTHGLTIMELIAPINIKQKLRLEDGDQITFRVDYGDD; this is encoded by the coding sequence GTGTTTGACGATATAATATTTCTACTATTAAAAAAAGGCGCCCATCGCGACCCTGTTCGTGCCACAACGCGCCAGCTTGCAGCAGAACTTGGAATATCGCAGCAATCTTTTTCTCGGCGTTCACTTATCTTGATCTCTGAGGGGTATATCGAACGGCAAGGAGGCGCATATATCCTTACAAATAAAGCACTTTCAGAAGCAAAAACTATCTATCGCACCCTCTCAGAAGCTTTATTTGGAGGAAAGAGCCTTGAATTCACAGGAAAGATAGTTCATGGTATCTCACAAGGAGAAAAATTTATGAAGATGCATGATTACCGAAGGCAATTTATAAAACTACTTGGCTTTGATCCATATCCCGGCACATTGAATGTCACTATCCCGCCAGAAGATATAGAGCTTCGCTTACGCCTAAAATCTAAAAAACCGATTCTCATAGAAGGTTTTAAGCGAGGGCGGCGTACGTATGGTTCAATTATTGCCTACCCTGCTTTAATCGAGGATACAATACGCGGAGCCGTAATCTTTCCAGACCGCTCTACGCATGGACTTACTATCATGGAACTGATTGCTCCAATAAACATAAAACAAAAATTAAGGTTAGAAGATGGAGACCAAATAACATTCAGAGTTGATTATGGCGATGATTAA
- a CDS encoding undecaprenyl-diphosphate phosphatase: MDIDDAVLLGIIQGFTEWLPISSAAHVAIANNLLNINAPIELQVALNFGTIVALIAYMKDDLMGLIASLLRRDPHTLKLFVLIALAGIPTSLIGFAGKSWFEEMHTSLSAIGITLILNGVILFLTRFSSPGSQPLTPLSALAQGIGQGLSVAPGISRSGATISAGLFCGLEPTEAARFSFLIGLPALLVASTIELNQAALSEESLLPLAAGLLASAITGYFSIHALISVLKSGKFTTFSYYCIALGLMSFVLSYFSL; the protein is encoded by the coding sequence GTGGACATCGACGATGCTGTGCTTCTTGGAATAATCCAAGGCTTCACTGAGTGGCTTCCTATCTCCAGCGCCGCACACGTTGCCATAGCTAATAACTTACTTAACATAAATGCCCCAATTGAATTACAGGTTGCACTCAACTTTGGAACAATAGTTGCCTTGATAGCATATATGAAGGATGACCTTATGGGTCTTATCGCAAGTTTACTGCGCAGAGACCCACATACTCTTAAACTATTTGTGTTAATTGCCCTTGCAGGGATACCAACCTCCCTCATAGGATTTGCTGGGAAGAGTTGGTTTGAAGAAATGCACACATCCCTAAGTGCCATTGGGATAACTCTTATATTAAATGGGGTTATACTGTTTCTCACTCGCTTTTCTAGTCCAGGTTCACAGCCCCTTACTCCGCTTTCTGCTCTTGCTCAAGGGATAGGTCAAGGCCTTTCTGTTGCTCCGGGCATATCAAGAAGCGGAGCCACCATATCTGCAGGGCTTTTTTGCGGGCTTGAGCCAACCGAAGCAGCACGCTTTTCCTTCCTAATTGGCCTTCCTGCCCTATTGGTTGCATCAACAATAGAATTAAATCAAGCTGCCTTATCAGAAGAATCCTTGCTTCCCTTGGCAGCTGGGCTATTGGCTTCAGCAATAACCGGTTACTTCTCAATACACGCCCTTATAAGCGTACTTAAAAGTGGAAAATTCACGACCTTTTCGTATTACTGTATAGCTTTAGGACTGATGTCGTTTGTCCTATCCTATTTTTCTTTATAA
- a CDS encoding thioredoxin family protein — MVLTESKYILKNGERAPSFELRGIDGRLHKLEDYVGSNALLIVFMCNHCPYVRAKIRKIVELHKKYLAQGLAVVGINPNSNNPNYPDDSFENMKKFASEYGIMFDYLADDDQEVAKKYGAVCTPDPFLFDKNLRLVYHGRVDGDHGKEKGEGKSELDIAIEELIRSGKVDIPQKPSMGCSIKWKG, encoded by the coding sequence ATGGTACTTACAGAATCGAAATACATATTAAAAAACGGAGAGAGAGCGCCCTCATTTGAATTGAGGGGCATAGATGGTAGGCTCCACAAACTTGAGGATTATGTGGGGAGTAATGCTCTACTTATCGTCTTTATGTGTAATCATTGTCCTTATGTAAGAGCAAAAATAAGAAAGATAGTTGAATTGCACAAAAAATATTTAGCACAAGGACTCGCAGTTGTTGGGATAAATCCTAACTCGAATAATCCTAATTATCCTGATGACTCTTTTGAAAACATGAAAAAATTTGCAAGCGAATATGGAATAATGTTTGATTACTTAGCTGATGATGACCAAGAGGTAGCAAAGAAATATGGGGCTGTATGCACTCCGGACCCCTTTTTATTTGACAAAAATTTGAGACTGGTTTATCATGGGAGAGTTGATGGCGACCATGGAAAAGAAAAAGGAGAGGGCAAATCGGAACTGGATATTGCGATTGAAGAACTTATAAGAAGTGGGAAAGTTGATATTCCTCAAAAACCGAGTATGGGTTGCAGCATAAAATGGAAGGGCTAA
- the mvaD gene encoding diphosphomevalonate decarboxylase: protein MLSTYQTSPNIAIVKYWGMRDEEKKLPANGSISFTLGENLRTTTSVEFSPSLTSDILVLNKHRVEGRALAEVSRQLDIIRKIKNIKTRAKVVTQNNFPTGAGIASSASGFAALTLAACDALNLNLSLRDLSIIARQVSASASRSIYGGFVELKRGKKKDGSDSYSKQIASPDHWPNLRDLILIVSDTEKKVSSREGMQRTVKTNPDFPFRVERAEKRITRVRHAILKKDHETLFSLAMEESDDLHQTIENSKPPFKYLNRISHSIINEVIKINSRELLCAYTFDAGPNAHILTLEENLPKILPSLLRIKGIKRHILSWVGTGPRKIT from the coding sequence ATGCTATCAACCTACCAGACCTCACCAAACATAGCAATAGTTAAATACTGGGGAATGAGGGACGAGGAGAAAAAACTTCCTGCAAACGGAAGCATATCATTTACGCTAGGTGAGAACTTACGAACAACAACCTCTGTAGAATTTAGCCCTTCTCTTACTTCAGACATTTTGGTCCTTAATAAACATAGAGTTGAGGGAAGAGCTCTTGCTGAAGTTTCACGCCAACTTGACATCATAAGAAAAATAAAGAATATAAAAACACGTGCAAAAGTTGTTACACAAAATAATTTCCCAACTGGAGCCGGCATAGCTTCTTCTGCAAGCGGTTTTGCAGCCCTAACTCTGGCAGCTTGCGATGCCCTTAATCTAAATCTTTCTTTGCGAGACCTTTCAATTATTGCCCGTCAAGTTTCAGCAAGCGCTTCCCGTTCAATATATGGAGGTTTTGTAGAATTAAAAAGAGGAAAGAAAAAAGATGGTTCTGATTCGTACTCAAAACAAATAGCATCGCCAGACCATTGGCCAAATCTTCGTGACTTGATATTGATTGTTTCTGATACAGAAAAAAAAGTCTCATCTAGAGAAGGCATGCAAAGAACCGTAAAAACAAACCCCGATTTTCCATTTAGGGTTGAGAGGGCAGAAAAGCGCATCACTCGCGTCAGGCATGCTATACTTAAAAAAGACCATGAAACCTTATTCTCCCTTGCAATGGAGGAAAGCGATGATTTGCATCAGACAATAGAAAACTCAAAGCCCCCTTTTAAATATCTAAACAGGATTTCTCATTCTATAATTAATGAAGTAATTAAGATTAATTCAAGAGAGCTTCTCTGCGCCTATACCTTTGATGCAGGTCCAAACGCACATATTCTAACCTTAGAAGAGAATCTGCCTAAAATACTACCCTCCCTCCTCCGCATAAAGGGAATAAAACGTCACATACTAAGCTGGGTTGGCACCGGTCCAAGAAAAATAACTTAG